The genomic region TGCACGGGCGCCGTCCTCCGGGGCGGCGCCCGTCGTCGTCCCGGAGGGGAATGCCCGCCCCGCGGATGCCGTTCCCTCCCCCATGACCAACATCGGAATCATCGGCGCCGGACTCATCGGCAGCCAGCTCGCCCGCCTCTTCACCTCCACCGGCCACGACGTCGTCATCGCGAACTCGCGCGGCCCGGAGACCCTCACCGACCTGATCGACGAGCTGGGCGAGCACGCGCGCGCCGCCACCGTCGAGGAGGTCGCCGAGGCCGGCGAGATCGTCGTCGTCACCATCCCGCTGAAGAACATCGACAGCGTCCCCGTCGCGCCCCTCGCGGGCAAGATCGTGATCGACACCGACAACTAGTACCCGGAGCGCGACGGCCACATCGCCGAGCTCGACGACGAGACCACGACGACCGCGGAGATGCTGCAGCGGCACCTGCCCGAGTCGAAGGTCGTCAAGGCGTTCAACCACATCTACGCGGCCGACCTCACCGAGCACGGCACGCCCGCCGGCACGCCCGACCGCCGCGCCCTGGTGATCGCAGGCGACGACGCCGACGCCAAGGCGACCGTCACCTCGATCCTCGACTCCTTCGGCTACGACACGGTCGACGCGGGACCCCTCGCGGAGGGCTGGCGCATCCAGCGCGACACCCCCGGCTACGGCCCGAAGCTCGACGCCGCGGGCCTCCGCCAGGCGCTCGCCGAGGCGAAGCGCTACCGCGACATGTAGCCCTCGTCCTCCCCGGCCGACGCCCGCCCTCCCCGCTCACGCGGAGACGGCGGGCATCGCCATCTCCGGCCTCCCAGGCGATACTGGGGTGTGCCCGCCTCCTTCGTCGTCGTCCCCCAATGGCAGGGCTCGGGCTCGTCCCGCGCCATGAGGCTCGCGGACGGCGCCGAGGCCATCCGCGGCGACCTGCCCGCGTCCGCCACGCACGTCGTCGACGTGCCCGTCGAGGCCGGCGAGTCGCTCGGCACGGGCGTGCTCCGCTACGCGTCGCTGCTCGCGGTGCGCACCCGCCAGGAGGCGGCGCTCGAGGCGGCGTCGGCGTCCGGCGCGTCCCCCGTCGTCACCGTCGGCGGCGACTGCGGCGTGGAGATCGCGTCCATCGGGCACGCGGCGGCCGCGCATCCCGGCCTCGCGGTCGTGTGGCTCGACGCCCACGCCGACCTCAACTCCCCCGCATCCTCCCCGAGCGGCGCCTTCCACGGCATGGTGCTGCGCGCCGCCATCGGCGAGGGCGTCGACGGGCTGGATCTCCCCGCGGGCACCGTCACGCCCGGCCGCGTCGTGCTCGCCGGCGTGCGCGCGCTGGACGACGCCGAGTCCGACCTCGTCGAGTCGCGCGGCATCGCGCTCCTCGGCGCCGACGCCGTGGGGCCGGAGTCGCTCGTCGCGGCGGTGGCCGCGACCGGCGCCGCGCACGTCTACATCCACGTCGACCTCGACGTGCTGGATCCCGGTGCCATGTCCGGAGTCGGCCACCCCGAGCCGTTCGGGCTCGACGTGCAGGTCGTGACCGAGTCGATCAAGGCGCTGCGCCGGTCGTTCGAGCTCGCGGGCGCGGGGATCACCGAGTTCGCGCCCTCCTCCCCCGCGGCGGCCGTGGACGACATGGGCACCATCCTGAGGATCATCGGGGCGCTGACCGGGCCCGTGTGACCCGACCGGGTGGTCGCGCCGCGCTCCCGGCCCTGCGAGGCTGGGGCGGACGATCGAAGGAGACCGCCGTGAGCGACGACGCCCGCACCGCATCCCCCGCCGAGCACCCGGCCGACGAGGCACCCCGGGTGCGCGTCGAGCGGCGCGGCCACCTACTGCTCATCGGCCTCGACCGGCCCGCGAAGCGCAACGCCGCCGACATGCGGATGCTCCGCGAGCTCGCGAGCGCGTACGGCCTGCTCGACCGCGACCCGGAGCTGCGCGTCGGCGTCGTGCACGCGATCGGCGACCACTTCACCGGCGGGCTCGACCTCGCGGACGTGGCCCCGCACATCGGGCAGGGCCCCGGCGGCGGGCTCGACAGCGTGCCGGATGACGGCGTCGACCCGTGGCGGATGGCGGATGCGGGCGTC from Clavibacter michiganensis subsp. insidiosus harbors:
- a CDS encoding arginase family protein, whose amino-acid sequence is MPASFVVVPQWQGSGSSRAMRLADGAEAIRGDLPASATHVVDVPVEAGESLGTGVLRYASLLAVRTRQEAALEAASASGASPVVTVGGDCGVEIASIGHAAAAHPGLAVVWLDAHADLNSPASSPSGAFHGMVLRAAIGEGVDGLDLPAGTVTPGRVVLAGVRALDDAESDLVESRGIALLGADAVGPESLVAAVAATGAAHVYIHVDLDVLDPGAMSGVGHPEPFGLDVQVVTESIKALRRSFELAGAGITEFAPSSPAAAVDDMGTILRIIGALTGPV